A window of Cryptomeria japonica chromosome 3, Sugi_1.0, whole genome shotgun sequence contains these coding sequences:
- the LOC131057067 gene encoding uncharacterized protein LOC131057067 has translation MTPQIRLHSACLSFTRYFCSLKFPSMAPATLTLLIIQLLSEATSATNTDLLSSILPFAETQYETVANQQIPILGQSGNPSAYPFEGFPTEEKWRSNRREAWTSGFMPGAFWHLSSLAPNATDLWQQRAQITQQGLLPMQDYNGSHDIGFVMFCSFGNAFLRTRNSSYLPPLTNAAITLSARFNPIVGCTRSWENKGAASADRFEVIIDNMMNLELLFWVANYTANATLYNMAVSHAARTSSEHVRPDGSTWQVVAFNSTDGAVIEKYTVQGYGNDSTWARGQAWAVYGFTMAYRYTQNEKFLQTAQKTADFILGNLSPEDMVPYWDFDAPFKEGYQPRDTSAAAIAASGLLELGEYLGERYRDAGVKLLEELTKYRADGKGEYRIPAILLNGTSHYSRHHFDRALIFGDYYFLEALLRLSR, from the coding sequence ATGACCCCACAAATTCGCCTGCATTCTGCGTGTCTCAGCTTCACTAGATATTTTTGCTCGCTAAAATTCCCTTCCATGGCCCCTGCAACGCTCACTCTCCTCATCATACAACTGCTGTCCGAAGCTACCTCTGCTACAAATACCGACCTGTTGAGCTCCATATTGCCCTTCGCAGAAACCCAATACGAAACAGTTGCAAACCAACAGATACCCATTCTTGGCCAATCTGGAAATCCATCTGCCTACCCGTTCGAGGGCTTTCCCACAGAAGAAAAATGGCGGTCGAATCGCAGAGAAGCATGGACATCGGGATTCATGCCGGGCGCATTCTGGCACCTCTCCTCTCTCGCCCCCAACGCCACTGATTTGTGGCAACAGCGCGCCCAAATTACCCAGCAAGGCCTTCTCCCAATGCAGGACTATAATGGATCCCACGACATCGGCTTCGTCATGTTTTGCTCTTTCGGCAACGCCTTTCTGCGCACCAGGAATTCCTCCTACTTACCCCCGCTGACCAATGCCGCCATTACGCTCTCCGCCCGCTTCAACCCCATTGTGGGCTGCACGCGCTCCTGGGAAAACAAGGGCGCTGCCTCGGCTGATCGATTCGAGGTAATCATCGACAATATGATGAATTTGGAGCTGCTCTTCTGGGTCGCCAATTACACTGCTAATGCTACGCTTTACAACATGGCCGTCTCCCATGCTGCTCGGACCTCCTCTGAACATGTTCGTCCTGACGGGAGTACATGGCAAGTGGTGGCCTTCAATTCCACCGATGGGGCAGTCATTGAAAAGTACACTGTTCAAGGTTATGGTAACGACTCCACTTGGGCAAGGGGTCAAGCCTGGGCTGTTTATGGTTTTACCATGGCTTACCGTTATACCCAGAATGAAAAATTTCTTCAGACCGCCCAGAAAACGGCGGATTTCATCCTGGGAAATCTTTCCCCTGAAGACATGGTTCCTTACTGGGATTTTGATGCGCCTTTCAAGGAAGGTTATCAGCCCAGGGATACTTCTGCTGCCGCCATAGCTGCGTCTGGACTGTTGGAATTGGGAGAGTATTTGGGGGAAAGATATAGAGATGCAGGGGTCAAGCTTCTGGAGGAGCTTACCAAATATAGAGCAGATGGGAAGGGCGAATATAGGATTCCTGCAATCCTTCTCAACGGAACATCTCATTATAGTAGACATCATTTTGACAGGGCTCTTATATTCGGAGATTACTACTTTCTGGAGGCGCTTCTCAGATTGTCTCGTTAG
- the LOC131057062 gene encoding wax ester synthase/diacylglycerol acyltransferase 11 — protein sequence MDVAGDVLGKPRLRKIAVKKENKEFTDAEEEITEFEPVTPAGRVFSQSALYCYIIAIFKLKTQIDVETIKSGLESSLLKHKRFSSVMEKDKNGKLIWVPAEVNICDHVLVPCIDPEENESPDFYENYAARLATAPPLDSSRPQWQFHLINVKSQDAASGIVMRVHHSLGDGVSLMSLLLACTRQHADPNLLPTIPRQTRSSRIAGAKFRGLPLPLGILLGMLLVVWYTVVDILYFVATIIWLKDSHTPIKGYPGVESGPKKIVHQTVSLEDVKLVKDAIKGTVNDVMLGITSAGITRYLERRYEEERSENADADTKKKAEQRGKNGESVLPSKLRVRSTILVNTRPAPGLHELAEMMESGNKARWGNNLGYVILSLPTEKRKNPLDYARAAAAIFRRKKLSLEGPFTYASGTLLLHLAGVKAATILTYNMIANTTFSFSNMVGPLQEVEFFGHPIMDIIPTVSGHPHALTIHFQSYMGKVTLVVSAATDVIADPKQLCLDCIDAFHSMKQAAAV from the exons ATGGATGTTGCAGGTGATGTGCTTGGCAAGCCCAGGCTCAGGAAAATTGCtgtgaaaaaagaaaataaagaattcacaGATGCGGAAGAGGAGATCACCGAATTCGAACCCGTGACCCCGGCTGGCCGCGTCTTCAGTCAATCCGCTTTATACTGCTATATTATCGCCATATTCAAGTTGAAAACACAGATCGATGTAGAAACCATTAAATCGGGTCTGGAATCCAGTCTTTTAAAGCACAAGCGATTCTCCAGCGTAATG GAGAAAGACAAGAACGGAAAGTTGATTTGGGTGCCAGCGGAAGTGAACATTTGTGATCATGTTCTGGTCCCCTGCATCGACCCTGAAGAGAATGAAAGTCCCGATTTCTATGAAAATTATGCGGCCAGATTGGCCACAGCCCCTCCACTGGATTCCTCCAGGCCGCAGTGGCAGTTTCATCTCATAAATGTGAAGAGTCAAGATGCGGCCTCTGGCATAGTGATGAGAGTTCATCATTCTTTAGGGGATGGTGTGTCTCTCATGTCGCTCTTATTGGCCTGCACCAGACAGCACGCCGACCCCAATTTGCTCCCCACAATCCCACGCCAAACAAGGTCAAGCAGAATTGCTGGGGCTAAATTTAGGGGACTGCCCTTGCCTTTGGGGATCCTGTTGGGCATGCTTCTTGTAGTCTGGTACACAGTTGTGGATATTTTGTATTTTGTGGCTACCATAATCTGGCTTAAGGATAGCCATACGCCAATTAAGGGATATCCAGGGGTGGAATCAGGTCCCAAGAAGATTGTGCATCAGACTGTCAGTCTGGAGGATGTTAAGCTTGTCAAGGACGCTATAAAAGGG ACAGTGAATGATGTTATGCTGGGGATTACTTCGGCAGGGATCACAAGATACCTGGAACGCAGATATG AGGAGGAGCGTTCAGAAAATGCTGATGCAGACACAAAAAAGAAAGCAGAGCAAAGGGGAAAAAATGGCGAGAGTGTCTTGCCATCAAAGCTACGCGTTCGTTCAACAATTCTAGTGAACACAAGGCCTGCGCCGGGGCTCCAT gagctagcagagatgatggagTCCGGGAACAAAGCAAGGTGGGGGAACAATTTAGGCTATGTGATTCTTTCGCTCCCTACGGAGAAGCGAAAGAATCCTCTGGATTATGCCCGTGCAGCCGCGGCCATTTTTAGAAGGAAAAAACTCTCTCTGGAGGGGCCCTTTACATACGCAAGTGGTACCCTGTTGCTCCATTTGGCAGGCGTCAAG GCTGCTACGATCCTTACATACAATATGATCGCGAACACAACCTTTTCCTTTTCTAACATGGTGGGGCCCTTGCAAGAGGTGGAATTCTTCGGCCATCCAATCATGGATATCATTCCCACAGTCTCTGGGCATCCTCAT GCTTTAACCATACATTTCCAAAGTTACATGGGAAAAGTAACATTGGTGGTTAGCGCAGCTACAGATGTGATTGCAGATCCCAAACAACTCTGTTTAGATTGCATAGATGCTTTCCATTCCATGAAGCAAGCAGCTGCCGTGTAA